In Scheffersomyces stipitis CBS 6054 chromosome 7, complete sequence, the DNA window GTTTCACCAAGATCTTTGAGAATTCGTTAACTGATAAACAgatcaccaacaacagaGTCAAGGGCTTGAACAGACCCGACATGTTGCGAAACGGTGCAGCCACTTCAACCAATAGTACATCATCTAGTTCTAGTGACATGCCCAACATCAAACATAAGGGTGGATCGAAGTACGTTTTATCATCTGAAATCAGAAACATCTTAAGGGCTTTATTTGTCAACGAACAAGATGTCTTTCAAATGGTTTTCCACTCAAGACCTTACCAAAAAGAGACAGTTGTAGCTGATATCTTCTTTAGACAGGCTCTTTTGGTACCTCCTACGAGATTCAGATTACCTTCCAAGTTAGGAGATGAAATCCATGAAAACGCACAGAACGAGTTGCTCTCCAATATCTTGAAAACTGCATTATTGATCAGAGACTTGAACGATCAGATCTCGTCCTTGGTCAAGGGCAAGATTTCTCTCGATGAGAGAAAGATCGTGTTCAACAGATTGATGAACTCGTTCGTCACTTTGCAAAACGATGTCAACGCCTTCATTGACTCTACTAAGAACCAGAACTCTCCAGCTGGAAAGGTTCCAAACCCTGGTATCAAGCAGgctttggaaaagaaggaaggTTTATTCAGAAAACACATGATGGGTAAGAGAGTCAATTACGCTGCTCGTTCCGTCATTTCTCCAGACCCCAATATCGAAACTAATGAGATTGGTGTTCCACCGGTTTTTGCTAAGAAATTGACCTACCCCGAGCCAGTAACTGCTCATAACGCTGCTGAGTTGAGACGTGCCGTCATTAATGGTCCGGACAAGTGGCCTGGTGCTATCCAGGTCCAAAACGAAGACGGTTCATTGATTTCGTTGATTGGTATGACGTTGGAACAGCGTAAAACCATAGCCAACCAGTTGTTGACCCCATCAAATGGTGCCACCATACTCAATAAGAAGGTTTATAGACATATCAAGAACCACGACGTGGTAATCATGAACCGTCAGCCTACTTTGCATAAGGCCTCTATGATGGGCCACAAGGTTAGAGTGTTACCAGGTGAAAAGACCTTGCGTTTGCACTACGCCAACACTGGTGCTTATAATGCCGATTTTGACGGTGACGAAATGAACATGCATTTCCCACAGAACGAAAATGCTAAGGCAGAAGCTTTGAACTTAGCTAATACTGACTCTCAGTACATTACACCAACATCCGGATCTCCATTGAGAGGTTTGATCCAAGATCACATCTCTGCCGGGGTTTGGTTGACTTCCAaagattctttcttcacCAGAGAAATCTACCAGCAGTTGATCTATGGATGTATCAGACCAGAAGATGGCCACAGCACCAGAAGCAAACTCATTACTGTTCCCCCAGCTGTTTTCAAGCCACAGCCTTTATGGACAGGTAAGCAAGTAATAACTTCtatcttgttgaatatcACTCCAGATAACGTTCCAGGTATCAACTTGGTgtccaagaacaaggtCAAGAACGAGTACTGGGGCGAGGGATCCAACGAGAACgaagttcttttcaagaacgGTGAATTGTTGTGCGGTATCTTGGATAAGTCGCAGTATGGTGCTACGCAATTCGGTATAGTCCACTCTTTGCATGAAGTGTATGGTGCTGCTGTAGCAGGTAAAGCATTGAGTGTACTTGGTAGACTTTTCACGAATTACATCATGATGACAGCCTTCACATGTGGTATGGACGACTTGAGACTTACCGAGGAGGGTaattcttggagaagagaCATCTTAAAGCAGTCTGTAGATATCGGTAGAGTTGCTGCTGCGGAAGTCACCAATTTGGACAGTAAATCTACTGGAAACCACGATCCTGAGTTGTTGAGACGTTTGGAAGAGATTTTGCGTGATGATAACAAGTTGGGCATTCTTGATGCTGTTACCCAGTCCAAGGTGAATACCATCACTTCTCAAGTCGTTGCCAAGTGTGTTCCAGATGGAACTATGAAGCGTTTCCCATACAACTCTATGCAAGCTATGGCTTTGTCTGGTGCCAAGGGGTCCAATGTCAATGTTTCTCAAATCATGTGTCTTTTAGGGCAACAGGCCCTTGAAGGTAGAAGAGTACCGGTTATGGTTTCTGGTAAGACTTTACCTTCTTTCAAGCCATTTGAGACTGATGCCAGAGCCGGTGGCTACATCAAGGGTCGTTTCTACTCTGGTATCAGACCTCAGGAGTACTATTTCCATTGTATGGCTGGTCGTGAAGGTTTGATCGATACAGCTGTCAAGACATCTAGATCAGGTTACTTGCAGCGTTGTTTGACCAAACAATTGGAAGGTGTCCATGTCAGTTACGACAACTCGGTCAGAGACGGTGACGGCACCTTGATCCAGTTCTTGTACGGTGGAGACTCTATTGATACGACCAAACAGTCTCACATGAACCAGTTTAAGTTCTGTGCTGAGAACTACGATGCCTTGTTGGCCAAATACAACCCTGGTGAATTGACCCACCATTTGGATACCGAAACTGCCTTACACTACTCCAAGAAGGTTCGTAAGAACATGAAGAAACAAGGCAAATTGCCTCACTATGAACAGCAGATCAAGTACGACCCTGTCTTGTCGGTGTACAACCCAGCCAAGTACTTGGGTTCTGtctctgaaaaattccaagagaagttggacGACTTCGTCAAGGACAATGAAGACATTTTCGCCAAGTCAAAGGAAGAAGCCAAGTCTACTGGAAAGTTGACGGAAAAGAAGTTCAGAGCATTGATGCAATTGAAGTACATGAGATCATTGATCAATCCCGGTGAAGCTGTGGGTATCATTGCCTCTCAGTCTATTGGTGAACCTTCTACCCAGATGACATTAAACACTTTCCATTTCGCTGGTCACGGTGCTGCCAACGTGACGTTGGGTATTCCTCGTATGAGAGAAATTATTATGACAGCTTCTGCTGCCATCAAGACACCACAGATGACTTTGCCTATTTTGGATGATGTGTCTGACGACCAGGCTGATGCCTTCTGTAAGTCTGTAGCAAGAGTTGTGATGTCGGAATTCATTGACAAGGTTCTCGTGACTGAAACCACGTCTACGTCCGAAGATGGAACTAACTCCAGATCGtacatcatcaacttgaagttctaCACACGTAAGGAGTACGAAGAGGCCTATGACATCTCTCAGGATCACTTGGAAGACGTCATCACGAGCACATTCTTGCACGCTTTAGAAGCCCAGATCGTCAAGGAAGTCAAAAAACAGAAGAGACCAGACTCTTTGCCTAATATCGGAAAGTCTGCTGGCAAGACTGATTTGGAATCGATTTCTGCCAAGGTTACAGAAATCaacgacgatgaagatgcCTCAGATGAAAAATCTAGAAACAAGGGCAAAGAAGCTGTCTCTTACGACGGTCCAGATGATGAGGAAATTGAAACTATGAAGAAGGCCGAAGAAACCTCGGATGAAGAGATGgttgacgatgatgatgatgatgacgactcgtcttcctcttctgaagatgaatcctctgacgaagaaatggaagaagaaaagaacacAACAAAGGAATTATCTAGAACTGCTAAGGACCGTCAGGCCGAGGTTATTTCTTCTCACAATATGGTGACGAAGTTTGACTTCGATGATGAAAACGGTGAATGGTGTGAATTCAAATTGGAGTTGAATGGTAACGAAACgcaaaagttgttgatggttAACATAGTCGAAGACTTGTGCCGTAAGGTTGTTGTTCGTGAGATTCCACAGATTGGTCGTTGTGTTCATCCACAACCAGATGCCAGTGGTAAGAGAATCTTGACCACTGAAGGTGTCAACTTCAGAGCCATGTGGGATCAAGATGATTTCATTGACGTCAACAACATCACCTCTAACGACGTTGCTGCTGTGTTGAGAACATACGGTGTTGAAGCTGCTAGAAACACTATTGTCAACGAAATCTACAGGGTCTTTGACACCTATGGTATCAGTGTGTCCAGTCGTCATTTAGACTTGCTCGGTGATATGATGACTAGAGAGGGTACCTACTTGGCTTTCAATAGACAGGGTATCGACTCTTCTACCTCTGCATTCATGAAGATGTCGTATGAAACCACCTGTCAATTTTTGACCAAGGCCGTTTTGGATGGTGATCGTGAAGACTTGGAGTCACCATCTGCTCGTATTGTTTTAGGTAAATTGTCCAACGTTGGTACTGGTTCGTTCGATGTTTTGGCACAATTGGGTAAAGTGTGATTTCCATTTGTGAACATGTTTTCATTTGTACATTAATTTGTACATTGTATTCGTATTTTGTTTTTTGCATATAGATTAATATAAAAAGTATAGTATCTTAATTCTCCTCTGTAAGTTTTTGATCGCATAGTTAGGACAACTTGGTATATGGATCCAAGTCTTATTCTTATATCTGTCGAATCTCTGATTGGTATATTCGCAGCAGCACTTTTTCGCAGCCCTTTCGCAGCACTTTccatttttcgcagccatcTTCTGGGTATGCTGGCAGCTATAGAATACCAAATAAAGGGTATATAAAGAAAaactttgaaaatgaaaattgtTATTCAAGATATCGTTTGCTTATCAGCATGTTCATCCAAGACATCACTAGccaatcttcaagttcacaCAAAGTGTCCGAGGGCTCTTTTTCCAGCAAGCGCAAGCTAGACGAAGAAAACTCTAACGAAAGCTCGACGGGAGTCGTCTTTTACAGTGCTGGAAACAAAACTTCTGAAGAACCTCAAGTAAAGCGGCCCAAGTATTTGGCAGAACACAAGCATCGCCATGACTTTTTTGCAAGATTAACTGTCAATGTCGATGAGTTCATAGCATCTCATGATGTTTGGACTGCTTTCTTACAGGATGTACATTCTCACCGTCTACAGTCAACTACACCTGCAAAGAAATCCAGGAGAGTTACATTCGCTGACTCGCCGGTTTACGTTGACAGACccttcaagaagttagGCTCTACGTGTGAATTCAATTACAACGAATTAGAGATAGAGACTTATAGTGGAGTCTTCTTTGATGAGATTCCACCAGTGGCACCTCTTCGGACTCCTGGTagacttgaaggatatGATAAAGTTGGAGTTGTGTTCAGAAAGcttctgaaaattgaaattgggAAAGCTGTTCAACACAGCCGTCCTCAGTTCTTGTTTGACATGCTAGGTATCGAGCAACCCTTCACATATGTGCAAAACCCATTATTCGGAAGCTTTCGTTCGGAACCTCAATACTATCGTCTTGATTCAGACGGCGAGGAAAATGGGATGTGCCCTTACTGCTATGACATTGTGTTTCtaccaaaagaagaatacacGAAGCACATATGTGATTGTCATGGAATTGACCGTAACGGAAATCCCATTACAGTCCCGTCATATATGGGCAGATACAAAAGTCATGACAGAGAACATGCGAAGCTTTACGAAGAGAGAGttccttgtcttcattgCAAAGAGCTAATTGAAGTCAATAGATTAACTCGTTTGTTTCCACTCGAGAATTACTACATTCACTGTCGTGAAAAGCATTGGAAATAGGTTATACATAATTAACTAGTTAATTGACACTCTCTCTTTAAGAGTAATGAGTTTATATTTGAGTCTACGGAGGGGCATTTAAATGTTGTATGCGGCAATGAGGAACGACAACACAAAGGAGATCTTGAAGCTGGGCTTCTCTAAAACCAACTCCTTGATGttgatcttttccttgCCTACGGTGACAATATAGTTCCAGGGGATATTGATGATGTTTCTTGACTCCAAGAACTCCACAAGGAAGTATGTAGCTAacgacaagaagatgaacacGGAACTCAACTTGCCAGCAATGATTCCTACAAACAACCCCGTGACCGAGCCAATGGTCAATTCCTCATAGTTTAGCTTGCCACCAAAACGTGACTTGTGGTAGGTGGGAGTTTGCAACGACAAGCTCAAGTCCGTGGCTGGTAAACGAGCGTTGATGGTGTCGTTAAGTAATGGTCTGGAGAATCCAGAGATCAACATAATGGAAGTGGTTGCTCCAagcaacaacttcaacgacGAGCCTGGTGCCGGGAGACGGGCagctctggctctggctgTAGCTGAAACTGTAGAAAGTGGAGACTTGAGGCTCCTCATAGATAAGCTACGCAATTGTGGTTGCTGATAGCGAGACAAATTGGCCATTGATCTGACGGCAGCTGCGGTGTTGGCAGCTACCAGACGTCTAGTGAGACTGACTACCGGATTGAAGAACATGTTGATGGAGACGAGGTCAGATAGGCTGTCTCAGTGTGGTGGATTGGATCtggatgaagaaaaggactcaggaaaagaattgaaaaacagaaaaacAGCACAACAGTCCAACAATTGCT includes these proteins:
- the RPA190 gene encoding alpha subunit of RNA polymerase I (alpha subunit of RNA polymerase I (RPB1) [EC:2.7.7.6] [KO:K00960]~go_component nucleus~go_function DNA binding; DNA-directed RNA polymerase activity~go_process transcription), whose amino-acid sequence is MDISKPVGSEITSVDFGVLSDDEIRKLSAKQITNPTVFDNLGHPIGSGLYDLALGAFLRNVCTTCGLDEKFCPGHLGHIELPVPVYNPLFFNQLYILLRSTCLYCHHLKLNALEVHKYKCALRLIQYGLLLEVVELENMYARGQSHEEDDDEDSSSGLDHKAKQELMDRREEFVNTAIAKALSEGRTSESGVITATVGEERKHTVHDFYKRLLSRPKCDNCGMYSPTFRKDGFTKIFENSLTDKQITNNRVKGLNRPDMLRNGAATSTNSTSSSSSDMPNIKHKGGSKYVLSSEIRNILRALFVNEQDVFQMVFHSRPYQKETVVADIFFRQALLVPPTRFRLPSKLGDEIHENAQNELLSNILKTALLIRDLNDQISSLVKGKISLDERKIVFNRLMNSFVTLQNDVNAFIDSTKNQNSPAGKVPNPGIKQALEKKEGLFRKHMMGKRVNYAARSVISPDPNIETNEIGVPPVFAKKLTYPEPVTAHNAAELRRAVINGPDKWPGAIQVQNEDGSLISLIGMTLEQRKTIANQLLTPSNGATILNKKVYRHIKNHDVVIMNRQPTLHKASMMGHKVRVLPGEKTLRLHYANTGAYNADFDGDEMNMHFPQNENAKAEALNLANTDSQYITPTSGSPLRGLIQDHISAGVWLTSKDSFFTREIYQQLIYGCIRPEDGHSTRSKLITVPPAVFKPQPLWTGKQVITSILLNITPDNVPGINLVSKNKVKNEYWGEGSNENEVLFKNGELLCGILDKSQYGATQFGIVHSLHEVYGAAVAGKALSVLGRLFTNYIMMTAFTCGMDDLRLTEEGNSWRRDILKQSVDIGRVAAAEVTNLDSKSTGNHDPELLRRLEEILRDDNKLGILDAVTQSKVNTITSQVVAKCVPDGTMKRFPYNSMQAMALSGAKGSNVNVSQIMCLLGQQALEGRRVPVMVSGKTLPSFKPFETDARAGGYIKGRFYSGIRPQEYYFHCMAGREGLIDTAVKTSRSGYLQRCLTKQLEGVHVSYDNSVRDGDGTLIQFLYGGDSIDTTKQSHMNQFKFCAENYDALLAKYNPGELTHHLDTETALHYSKKVRKNMKKQGKLPHYEQQIKYDPVLSVYNPAKYLGSVSEKFQEKLDDFVKDNEDIFAKSKEEAKSTGKLTEKKFRALMQLKYMRSLINPGEAVGIIASQSIGEPSTQMTLNTFHFAGHGAANVTLGIPRMREIIMTASAAIKTPQMTLPILDDVSDDQADAFCKSVARVVMSEFIDKVLVTETTSTSEDGTNSRSYIINLKFYTRKEYEEAYDISQDHLEDVITSTFLHALEAQIVKEVKKQKRPDSLPNIGKSAGKTDLESISAKVTEINDDEDASDEKSRNKGKEAVSYDGPDDEEIETMKKAEETSDEEMVDDDDDDDDSSSSSEDESSDEEMEEEKNTTKELSRTAKDRQAEVISSHNMVTKFDFDDENGEWCEFKLELNGNETQKLLMVNIVEDLCRKVVVREIPQIGRCVHPQPDASGKRILTTEGVNFRAMWDQDDFIDVNNITSNDVAAVLRTYGVEAARNTIVNEIYRVFDTYGISVSSRHLDLLGDMMTREGTYLAFNRQGIDSSTSAFMKMSYETTCQFLTKAVLDGDREDLESPSARIVLGKLSNVGTGSFDVLAQLGKV
- a CDS encoding predicted protein — encoded protein: MFIQDITSQSSSSHKVSEGSFSSKRKLDEENSNESSTGVVFYSAGNKTSEEPQVKRPKYLAEHKHRHDFFARLTVNVDEFIASHDVWTAFLQDVHSHRLQSTTPAKKSRRVTFADSPVYVDRPFKKLGSTCEFNYNELEIETYSGVFFDEIPPVAPLRTPGRLEGYDKVGVVFRKLSKIEIGKAVQHSRPQFLFDMLGIEQPFTYVQNPLFGSFRSEPQYYRLDSDGEENGMCPYCYDIVFLPKEEYTKHICDCHGIDRNGNPITVPSYMGRYKSHDREHAKLYEERVPCLHCKELIEVNRLTRLFPLENYYIHCREKHWK
- a CDS encoding predicted protein; the protein is SSLKLLLGATTSIMLISGFSRPLLNDTINARLPATDLSLSLQTPTYHKSRFGGKLNYEELTIGSVTGLFVGIIAGKLSSVFIFLSLATYFLVEFLESRNIINIPWNYIVTVGKEKINIKELVLEKPSFKISFVLSFLIAAYNI